In Bacillus toyonensis BCT-7112, a single window of DNA contains:
- a CDS encoding NEAT domain-containing protein: MNKYLKIVVAMCLMIFTFVSTLQPLAVQAATKLVDGEYSIGFKVLKDTSDEESMMNQYSVSPGTLKVKDGKKKVSFTLTNSSWITKFETEKAGQLVETNVISEDKEKDTRVVEFDVEDVEKVLNAKVKVDIDFLNYHHDYDVRIVFDQNSIKPVHVEKPNEKEDPANKPDPNEKPDPSQKPDQKPDPDQQPNSNTITDGEYSIPFKVFKDQTDEESKMNSYMVNPGVLKVENGKKKAVITLKSSSLIKNFQTEKDGAFVDAKVVSEDKEKDTRVVEFEVNDLSKKLNTKVFIEMASRNYKQTHDVQLLFEQDKLEKIKNEEKKPEVEKPEVEKPEVEKPDDNKNPDAETIKDGEYSINFKTLKDQTEEISMMNTYTKSPGVLKVKDGKKYVSFTLTNSAWITKFEFEKNSSFVDANVISEDKKADTRVVEVEVPDLSEKLNAKVKVDIDSMNYHHFYDIQFAFDKGSIKPLNNQGGNDNQGGNDNQGGNDNQGGNDKQGGNDNQGGNDNQGGNDNQGGNDNQGGNDNQGGNDNQGGNNNQGGNDKQGGNDNQGGNNNQGGNNNQDNNTTIDPKALKDGEYSIGFKVLKNQTDEISMMNTYTKIPGVLKVKDGKKYVSFTLTNSTWITKFEFEKNGSFVNTKVLSENKEQNTRVVEVEVNDLSKKLNAKVKVDIDSMNYHHVYDVQFVFDQDSIKALGNQGGSDKQGGNNNQGGNNNQGGNDNQGGNDNQGGNNKPKVIVDPKNLVDGQYDITFKVLKDKTDEISKMHDYVVNPAKLIVKDGKKYIEMTLKNSVWITKFQTENNELFADAKVISEDKNANTRVVQFEVEDLFKKLNAKVKVDIDEMNYHHFYDVQIQFDTNNIGALGTIKEDPKNEPKNPVTTPKVDNVKTVGNPDFNRNADDKKKNNATDNDAKKEKNSKTADTAQLGLYMVLLLGSLALLVRKYRAGRL; this comes from the coding sequence TTGAACAAGTATCTTAAGATTGTTGTTGCAATGTGTCTAATGATATTTACATTCGTATCAACATTACAACCACTTGCAGTTCAAGCAGCTACCAAGTTAGTTGACGGTGAATATTCAATTGGCTTCAAAGTTTTAAAAGATACATCAGATGAAGAATCGATGATGAATCAATATTCAGTAAGCCCGGGAACTTTAAAAGTGAAGGATGGGAAAAAAAAAGTATCCTTTACATTAACGAATAGTTCATGGATTACGAAGTTTGAAACAGAAAAAGCAGGCCAACTTGTTGAGACAAATGTAATTAGTGAAGATAAAGAAAAAGATACAAGAGTAGTAGAATTTGATGTGGAAGATGTAGAGAAGGTATTAAATGCAAAAGTAAAAGTAGATATTGATTTTTTAAATTATCATCATGACTATGATGTGCGCATTGTCTTTGATCAAAATAGCATTAAACCCGTTCATGTAGAAAAGCCAAATGAAAAAGAGGACCCAGCTAATAAGCCAGATCCAAATGAAAAACCTGATCCGAGTCAGAAGCCCGACCAAAAGCCTGACCCAGATCAACAACCAAATTCTAACACAATTACAGATGGTGAGTACAGCATTCCATTTAAAGTGTTCAAAGATCAAACAGATGAAGAATCCAAGATGAATAGTTACATGGTAAATCCAGGAGTATTAAAAGTAGAAAATGGTAAGAAAAAAGCCGTTATAACACTAAAAAGTAGCTCATTAATTAAAAATTTCCAAACGGAAAAAGATGGTGCATTTGTTGATGCAAAAGTAGTGAGTGAGGATAAGGAAAAAGATACAAGAGTAGTAGAGTTTGAAGTAAACGATTTATCTAAAAAACTAAATACAAAAGTATTTATCGAAATGGCATCAAGAAATTATAAGCAAACGCATGATGTACAACTTTTATTTGAACAAGATAAACTTGAAAAAATTAAAAATGAAGAGAAAAAACCAGAAGTAGAAAAACCAGAAGTAGAAAAACCAGAAGTAGAAAAACCAGACGATAATAAAAATCCAGATGCTGAAACAATTAAAGATGGTGAATACAGCATCAATTTTAAAACATTAAAAGATCAAACAGAAGAAATTTCAATGATGAACACATATACAAAAAGTCCAGGTGTGTTAAAAGTAAAAGATGGTAAGAAGTATGTATCCTTTACGTTAACGAATAGTGCTTGGATTACAAAGTTTGAATTTGAGAAAAATAGTTCGTTTGTTGATGCAAATGTAATAAGTGAAGATAAAAAAGCTGATACACGCGTAGTGGAAGTAGAAGTACCGGATTTATCGGAAAAGTTAAATGCAAAAGTAAAAGTAGATATCGATTCAATGAATTATCACCATTTTTACGATATTCAATTTGCATTTGATAAAGGTAGCATTAAGCCGTTAAATAACCAAGGCGGAAACGACAACCAAGGCGGAAACGACAACCAAGGCGGAAACGACAACCAAGGCGGAAACGACAAGCAAGGCGGAAACGACAACCAAGGCGGAAACGACAACCAAGGCGGAAACGACAACCAAGGCGGAAACGACAACCAAGGCGGAAACGACAACCAAGGCGGAAACGACAACCAAGGCGGAAACAATAACCAAGGTGGAAACGACAAGCAAGGCGGAAACGACAACCAAGGTGGAAACAATAACCAAGGCGGAAACAACAACCAAGATAATAACACAACAATTGATCCAAAAGCTCTTAAAGATGGTGAATACAGCATTGGCTTTAAAGTGTTAAAAAATCAAACAGATGAAATCTCAATGATGAACACATACACAAAAATTCCAGGTGTATTAAAAGTAAAAGATGGTAAGAAATATGTATCGTTTACATTAACAAATAGTACATGGATTACGAAATTTGAATTTGAGAAGAATGGTTCTTTCGTTAATACAAAAGTGTTAAGTGAAAATAAAGAACAAAATACAAGAGTAGTAGAAGTAGAAGTAAACGATTTGTCTAAAAAATTAAATGCAAAAGTAAAAGTAGATATTGATTCAATGAATTATCACCATGTCTACGATGTTCAATTTGTATTTGATCAAGATAGTATTAAAGCTTTAGGGAATCAAGGTGGAAGCGACAAGCAAGGCGGAAACAACAACCAAGGCGGAAACAATAACCAAGGTGGAAACGACAACCAAGGCGGAAATGATAACCAAGGTGGAAATAATAAACCGAAAGTAATAGTTGATCCGAAAAATTTAGTAGACGGTCAATATGATATTACATTTAAAGTATTAAAAGATAAAACAGATGAGATTTCAAAGATGCATGACTATGTTGTAAATCCAGCGAAATTAATCGTAAAAGATGGTAAAAAATACATTGAGATGACGCTGAAAAATAGCGTGTGGATTACGAAATTCCAAACGGAAAACAATGAGCTATTCGCTGATGCGAAAGTAATAAGCGAAGATAAAAATGCAAATACGCGAGTAGTACAGTTTGAAGTAGAAGATCTATTTAAAAAATTAAACGCAAAAGTAAAGGTAGACATCGATGAGATGAACTACCATCATTTCTACGATGTACAAATTCAATTTGATACAAATAATATCGGTGCGTTAGGAACTATTAAAGAGGATCCAAAAAATGAACCAAAAAATCCAGTGACTACACCGAAAGTAGATAATGTAAAAACAGTAGGTAATCCTGATTTTAATCGAAATGCAGATGATAAGAAGAAAAACAATGCTACAGATAATGATGCAAAAAAAGAGAAAAACTCAAAAACTGCAGATACAGCACAACTTGGTTTATACATGGTGTTACTGCTAGGTTCACTTGCTTTACTAGTTCGTAAATATAGAGCGGGTAGATTGTAA
- a CDS encoding NEAT domain-containing protein produces MFKQFKMIIAVFAVLFTFIATLGSQDAKAATKLADGKYNIAFTVWKGDKDESSRMNSYFESPATLTVKNGKQYISFKVKDSSSIKSFQVEKDGQFIETTVLSENKTDNTRVVEFEVADLSKKLNGKVKINIPIINYNASYDIRFVFDGNSVK; encoded by the coding sequence ATGTTTAAACAATTTAAAATGATTATTGCCGTATTTGCTGTTTTATTTACGTTTATCGCAACACTAGGTTCACAAGATGCAAAGGCTGCTACAAAACTAGCTGATGGGAAATATAATATTGCTTTCACTGTATGGAAAGGCGATAAAGATGAATCATCTAGAATGAATAGTTATTTTGAAAGCCCAGCAACATTAACAGTTAAAAATGGAAAACAATATATTTCATTTAAAGTGAAAGATAGTTCTTCTATTAAAAGTTTCCAAGTAGAAAAAGATGGTCAATTTATAGAAACAACCGTGTTAAGTGAAAACAAAACAGATAATACTAGAGTTGTAGAATTTGAAGTTGCTGACTTGTCAAAAAAACTAAACGGCAAGGTGAAAATTAATATCCCAATTATTAATTACAATGCTTCATATGATATTCGCTTTGTATTTGATGGGAACAGTGTTAAATAA
- the isdC gene encoding heme uptake protein IsdC — protein MKKFSVLPAFIMTFVCMLAFLVVPFGQASAKLADGTYDINYVIQKAENESASMANDYFEKPAKLIVKNGEMKVQVPMNHSAWITEFKAPENGNFVDAKVVSKDEAADKRTVEFKVDDLSKPLGVKIHVVVPSANYDHHYTIRFAFDANVKAVGGDNGVVAATKNNDQAKTDTQVKEEKTKVENKEVNKETNESGKAEKTDNPKTGDEARIGLFAALLLVSGVFLIRKVKLNK, from the coding sequence ATGAAAAAGTTTTCTGTATTACCCGCTTTTATTATGACATTTGTATGTATGCTAGCTTTTCTTGTAGTGCCGTTCGGACAAGCTTCAGCAAAATTAGCTGACGGTACGTATGATATTAACTACGTAATACAAAAAGCGGAAAACGAGTCAGCTTCAATGGCAAATGATTATTTTGAAAAGCCAGCTAAGTTAATTGTAAAAAATGGTGAGATGAAAGTTCAAGTTCCAATGAACCATAGTGCTTGGATTACAGAATTTAAAGCACCGGAGAATGGGAATTTTGTTGATGCAAAAGTAGTGAGTAAGGACGAAGCGGCTGATAAAAGAACGGTTGAATTTAAAGTTGATGATCTATCAAAGCCGTTGGGAGTAAAAATTCATGTTGTTGTACCAAGTGCAAACTATGACCACCACTATACAATTCGTTTTGCGTTTGATGCAAATGTAAAAGCTGTAGGTGGCGATAACGGTGTAGTTGCTGCAACAAAAAATAATGACCAAGCGAAAACAGATACACAAGTAAAAGAAGAAAAAACGAAAGTAGAGAATAAAGAAGTGAATAAAGAAACAAATGAGAGTGGAAAAGCTGAAAAAACAGATAATCCAAAAACAGGAGACGAAGCACGTATCGGATTATTTGCAGCGTTACTTCTTGTTTCAGGTGTTTTCTTAATTCGTAAAGTGAAGCTAAACAAATAA
- the brnQ6 gene encoding branched-chain amino acid transport system II carrier protein BrnQ6 produces MKSSLKFSEVFAISLMLFALFFGAGNMIFPPALGQGAGTDVWIALFGFIVTGVGLPLLGVIVIALKGDINELAGRVHPIFALVFITAIYLCLGVFVSVPRTGTVAYEMSVAPFLPSEIASQSYPLVIFTFIFFAVTFYLALNPSKLVGRIGKVLTPILLAVIAIIVGKALITPIGEFGSPTEVYSAPLFKGFIDGYLTLDGLAALVFGNVVINALKAKGVTNKNSIAKVTIFAGFIAALGLLLVYLALAYLGASSVSLGMGANGGIILTNVVNHLFGSYGTLLLGIAITAACLTTSVGIVAACGEYFSSLLPKLSYQKVVFIFCVLAFMVANLGLTQLNALALPILIAIYPIGIVLIVLSLVENYVRLPLAMYVGGIVGAFAISFFDGLHNANLQIAALAPILNKIPLYSVGIGWLVPGIIGIGFGYIVSKFQKQEIAVEK; encoded by the coding sequence ATGAAATCATCTTTAAAATTTTCTGAGGTGTTTGCAATAAGTTTAATGTTATTTGCACTATTTTTCGGTGCAGGTAATATGATTTTTCCACCAGCGTTAGGACAAGGTGCTGGAACAGATGTATGGATCGCGTTATTTGGTTTTATCGTAACAGGTGTTGGATTGCCTTTATTAGGGGTAATTGTTATAGCTCTAAAGGGAGATATTAATGAGCTAGCAGGACGTGTGCATCCTATCTTCGCACTTGTTTTTATCACTGCAATTTATTTATGCTTAGGCGTATTCGTAAGCGTTCCGCGTACAGGGACAGTTGCTTATGAAATGAGTGTTGCACCATTTTTACCAAGTGAGATAGCTAGCCAATCCTATCCACTTGTTATCTTTACATTTATTTTCTTTGCGGTAACTTTCTATTTAGCTTTAAATCCTTCAAAATTAGTGGGACGCATCGGTAAAGTGTTAACTCCAATTTTATTAGCTGTTATTGCAATTATTGTAGGTAAAGCACTTATTACACCAATTGGAGAATTTGGTTCACCGACAGAAGTGTATAGTGCTCCTCTTTTCAAAGGTTTTATTGACGGATATTTAACTTTAGATGGACTGGCAGCACTTGTTTTCGGAAATGTTGTCATTAATGCTTTAAAAGCAAAAGGTGTTACAAATAAGAATAGCATTGCGAAAGTAACAATCTTTGCAGGATTTATTGCAGCACTTGGTTTACTACTTGTGTATTTAGCGCTTGCGTATCTTGGAGCTTCTAGTGTATCGCTTGGAATGGGCGCAAACGGAGGCATTATTTTAACAAACGTTGTAAATCATTTATTTGGTAGTTACGGAACATTATTACTAGGTATCGCAATTACAGCAGCATGTTTAACAACTTCTGTAGGTATTGTTGCAGCTTGTGGAGAATATTTCTCTTCCTTATTACCAAAGCTTTCATATCAAAAAGTCGTTTTCATTTTCTGTGTATTAGCATTTATGGTAGCCAATCTTGGTTTAACGCAGTTAAACGCATTAGCATTACCAATCTTAATCGCCATTTATCCAATTGGAATCGTTCTTATCGTATTATCACTTGTTGAAAACTACGTTCGTCTTCCATTAGCGATGTATGTGGGTGGTATTGTAGGAGCGTTCGCAATTAGTTTCTTTGATGGATTACACAATGCAAATCTTCAAATTGCAGCATTAGCACCTATTTTAAATAAGATTCCATTATATAGTGTAGGGATTGGTTGGTTAGTTCCAGGCATAATCGGTATAGGATTTGGTTATATAGTTTCTAAGTTTCAAAAGCAGGAAATTGCTGTAGAAAAATAG
- a CDS encoding 23S rRNA pseudouridine(2604) synthase RluF produces the protein MKINQYISEAKSCSRRETDRLIKAGRVAINGEICTHGALVSDDDVVTIDGQVIAKEEKEKVYIAFHKPVGITCTAADHIEDNIIDYINYPERIFPVGRLDKASEGLILLTNDGAIANQILHGDHEHEKEYVVTVDKPFTDWFIDEMSSGVKIKDGMTKPCKVTRVGQSTFRIVLTQGMNRQIRRMSRAFGFTVTKLKRVRIMNIELHELEVGKWRSVTAEELEILIGQL, from the coding sequence ATGAAAATCAACCAATACATAAGCGAAGCAAAATCCTGCTCAAGACGCGAAACAGATCGTCTTATTAAAGCTGGACGCGTGGCTATTAACGGCGAAATTTGTACGCACGGTGCTCTCGTGAGCGATGATGATGTTGTAACGATTGATGGGCAGGTTATTGCAAAAGAAGAGAAAGAAAAGGTGTATATCGCTTTTCATAAACCAGTTGGAATTACTTGTACAGCAGCCGATCATATTGAAGATAATATTATTGATTATATCAATTACCCAGAGCGAATCTTTCCCGTTGGACGATTAGATAAAGCATCGGAAGGACTTATTTTATTAACGAATGATGGCGCGATTGCGAATCAAATTTTACACGGAGATCATGAGCATGAGAAAGAATACGTTGTGACGGTAGATAAACCTTTTACAGATTGGTTTATTGATGAGATGTCCAGCGGTGTAAAGATTAAAGATGGAATGACGAAGCCATGCAAAGTGACGAGAGTCGGCCAATCTACATTTCGCATCGTTTTAACACAAGGAATGAACAGGCAAATTCGTAGAATGAGCCGTGCTTTCGGGTTTACTGTAACAAAGCTAAAGCGAGTGCGCATTATGAATATAGAATTACATGAGCTTGAAGTGGGAAAGTGGCGGAGCGTTACAGCTGAAGAGTTAGAAATTTTAATAGGGCAGTTATAG
- a CDS encoding endonuclease MutS2, which translates to MLERTLRVLEYNKVKEQLLEHTASSLGRDKVKNLVPSTDFEEIVELQDTTDEAAKVIRLKGSAPLGGITDVRSNVKRAKIGSMLSPNELLDIANTMYGSRNMKRFIEDMVDNGVELPILETHVAQIVSLYDLEKKITNCIGDGGEVVDSASDKLRGIRNQIRTAESRIREKLENMTRSSNAQKMLSDAIVTIRNERYVIPVKQEYRGVYGGIVHDQSASGQTLFIEPQVIVELNNALQEARVKEKQEIERILLMLTEEVAVEADIVLSNVEVVANLDFIFAKAFYAKRIKATKPIVNNERYMDLRQARHPLIDPEIIVPNNIMLGKDFTTIVITGPNTGGKTVTLKTVGICVLMAQSGLHIPVMDESEICVFKNIFADIGDEQSIEQSLSTFSSHMVNIVDILEKADFESLVLFDELGAGTDPQEGAALAISILDEVCNRGARVVATTHYPELKAYGYNREQVINASVEFDVNTLSPTYKLLIGVPGRSNAFEISKRLGLSDRVIDQARNHISTDTNKIENMIAKLEESQKNAERDWNEAEALRKQSEKLHRELQRQIIEFNEERDEKLLKAQKEGEEKVEAAKKEAEGIIHELRQLRKAQLVNVKDHELIEAKSRLEGAAPELVKKQKVNVKNTAPKQQLRAGDEVKVLTFGQKGQLLEKVSDTEWSVQIGILKMKVKESNMEYINTPKQTEKKAVASVKGRDYHVSLELDLRGERYEDAMMRVEKYLDDAQLASYPRVSIIHGKGTGALRQGVQDYLKKHRGVKNYRYGDMGEGGLGVTVVELK; encoded by the coding sequence ATGTTAGAAAGAACGTTGCGTGTATTAGAATACAATAAAGTAAAAGAACAATTACTTGAACATACAGCCTCTTCACTTGGTCGTGACAAAGTGAAGAATTTAGTACCGAGCACTGATTTTGAAGAAATTGTAGAACTACAAGATACGACGGATGAAGCGGCGAAAGTCATTCGTTTAAAAGGGAGTGCGCCATTAGGTGGTATTACTGATGTTCGCTCAAATGTGAAGCGTGCAAAAATCGGAAGTATGTTAAGCCCAAATGAACTACTTGATATTGCAAATACGATGTATGGTAGTCGCAATATGAAACGTTTTATCGAAGATATGGTTGATAATGGTGTCGAGCTTCCGATTTTAGAAACTCACGTCGCTCAAATTGTATCTTTATATGACTTAGAAAAGAAAATTACAAATTGTATCGGTGATGGCGGTGAAGTAGTCGATAGCGCAAGTGATAAACTACGTGGTATTCGTAACCAAATTCGTACTGCGGAAAGCCGTATTCGTGAAAAGTTAGAGAATATGACGCGTTCTTCAAACGCACAAAAGATGTTATCTGATGCGATTGTAACGATCCGTAACGAACGTTACGTAATCCCGGTAAAACAAGAATACCGCGGTGTATATGGTGGTATTGTTCACGATCAATCTGCTTCTGGACAAACGTTATTTATTGAACCACAAGTAATTGTAGAATTAAATAACGCACTTCAAGAAGCACGTGTGAAAGAAAAACAAGAAATCGAACGCATCTTATTAATGTTAACAGAAGAAGTGGCAGTAGAAGCTGATATTGTTTTGTCTAACGTAGAAGTAGTTGCAAATCTTGACTTCATTTTTGCAAAAGCTTTTTATGCGAAGCGAATTAAAGCAACGAAGCCAATCGTAAATAACGAGCGCTACATGGATTTAAGACAAGCGCGTCATCCGCTTATTGATCCGGAAATTATTGTGCCAAATAACATTATGCTCGGTAAAGATTTCACAACAATTGTAATTACAGGACCGAATACAGGTGGTAAAACAGTTACGCTGAAAACGGTTGGTATTTGTGTATTAATGGCGCAATCTGGTCTTCATATTCCAGTAATGGATGAGTCAGAGATTTGTGTATTTAAAAATATTTTCGCTGATATCGGTGATGAGCAATCGATTGAACAAAGTTTAAGTACGTTCTCCTCACATATGGTGAACATTGTAGATATTTTAGAAAAAGCTGATTTTGAAAGCTTAGTTTTATTCGATGAATTAGGTGCTGGAACAGACCCGCAAGAAGGGGCTGCACTAGCAATTTCAATTTTAGATGAAGTATGTAATCGTGGTGCTCGCGTTGTTGCAACGACGCATTACCCGGAATTAAAAGCATACGGATATAACCGTGAGCAAGTTATTAATGCGAGTGTTGAGTTCGATGTGAACACATTAAGCCCAACGTATAAATTATTAATCGGTGTACCAGGACGTAGTAACGCCTTTGAAATTTCGAAGCGCCTTGGATTATCTGATCGCGTTATTGATCAAGCGCGTAACCATATTAGTACGGATACAAATAAAATTGAAAATATGATTGCGAAGTTAGAAGAAAGTCAAAAGAACGCAGAGCGTGACTGGAACGAAGCAGAAGCGCTTCGTAAGCAATCTGAAAAACTTCATCGTGAATTACAGCGTCAAATTATTGAATTTAACGAAGAGCGTGATGAAAAATTATTAAAAGCGCAAAAAGAAGGGGAAGAAAAAGTCGAAGCTGCGAAGAAAGAAGCAGAGGGCATTATTCACGAACTTCGTCAATTGCGCAAAGCGCAGCTTGTAAACGTGAAAGATCACGAGCTTATTGAAGCGAAGAGCCGCCTAGAAGGTGCAGCGCCAGAGCTTGTGAAAAAACAAAAAGTGAATGTGAAAAACACAGCGCCAAAACAACAATTACGTGCAGGCGATGAAGTAAAAGTATTAACGTTCGGTCAAAAAGGTCAATTACTTGAAAAAGTAAGTGATACAGAGTGGAGCGTACAAATTGGTATTCTGAAGATGAAAGTGAAAGAATCCAATATGGAATACATTAATACACCGAAGCAAACAGAGAAAAAAGCAGTCGCAAGTGTGAAGGGTAGAGATTATCACGTGTCGTTAGAGCTTGACCTTCGCGGTGAGCGTTACGAAGATGCAATGATGCGCGTTGAAAAATATTTAGACGATGCACAGCTTGCAAGCTATCCTCGTGTGTCAATCATTCACGGTAAAGGAACAGGAGCGCTTCGCCAAGGTGTACAAGATTACTTGAAAAAACATCGCGGCGTGAAAAACTACCGTTACGGTGACATGGGCGAGGGAGGCCTAGGCGTAACAGTTGTCGAATTAAAATAG
- the polX gene encoding DNA polymerase/3'-5' exonuclease PolX yields MKVNKKQVIKLLETIGLFMELKGANPFKISAFRKAAAALESDDRSLSEIEDFTKIPGIGKGTAAVIQEYIESGTSEVLQELEKEVPSSLLPLLKLPGLGGKKVAKLYKELGVVDMESLKAVCEENKVQALAGFGKKTEEKILEAIDQVGSRPERLPIAMVLPIAGEIEEKLSNIAEVIRFSRAGSLRRVRETVKDLDFIIATTEPAAVREHLLQFDNMIEVIASGDTKVSVRLQYEYDISIDFRLVKPEEFITTLHHFTGSKDHNVKMRQIAKDKGEKISEYGVENLETGEVKTFETEEEFFAHFGLPFIPPEVREDGKEIELIKEYPNLIQFSDIQGDLHMHTTWSDGAFSIEEMVQACRARGYKFMAITDHSQYLKVANGLTKERLREQAKEIERMNEKYPDITILRGIEMDILPDASLDFDDEVLAELDYVIGAIHSSFSQDRETIMKRLRAALENKHVTMIAHPTGRLLGRREGYDVDTDLLIELAKETNTVLELNANPNRLDLSAKLLKQAQDAGVKVAINTDAHTLEMLEDMETGVAAARKGWIQKDNVINTWDIERLLDYIKRNK; encoded by the coding sequence ATGAAAGTAAATAAAAAACAAGTTATTAAATTACTAGAGACAATCGGGCTTTTTATGGAATTAAAGGGTGCGAATCCATTTAAAATATCTGCATTTCGTAAAGCAGCAGCAGCACTAGAAAGTGATGATCGTAGTCTTTCTGAAATTGAAGATTTCACAAAGATTCCAGGTATCGGAAAAGGAACGGCAGCAGTTATTCAAGAATATATAGAATCGGGAACATCTGAAGTATTACAAGAACTTGAAAAAGAAGTGCCAAGCAGTTTGTTACCGTTATTAAAACTTCCGGGCCTTGGTGGTAAAAAGGTAGCTAAGTTATACAAAGAACTTGGTGTAGTGGATATGGAATCGTTAAAAGCTGTTTGTGAGGAAAATAAAGTACAAGCTTTAGCAGGTTTCGGTAAGAAAACAGAAGAGAAAATATTAGAAGCAATTGATCAAGTAGGATCTCGTCCAGAACGTTTACCGATTGCGATGGTATTACCTATTGCCGGGGAAATAGAGGAGAAGTTGTCGAATATTGCTGAAGTAATTCGTTTTTCTCGCGCTGGTAGCTTACGCCGTGTTCGTGAGACAGTGAAGGATTTAGATTTCATTATTGCAACGACAGAACCAGCAGCAGTACGTGAACATTTATTGCAATTCGATAATATGATTGAAGTAATTGCAAGTGGAGATACGAAAGTTTCTGTTCGTCTTCAATACGAATATGATATTTCAATCGATTTCCGTTTAGTAAAACCAGAAGAGTTTATTACAACGCTTCACCATTTCACAGGATCAAAAGACCATAACGTAAAAATGCGCCAAATTGCAAAAGATAAAGGCGAAAAAATTAGTGAGTACGGTGTAGAGAACTTGGAAACAGGTGAAGTAAAAACATTCGAGACTGAAGAAGAATTTTTTGCTCATTTCGGTCTTCCATTTATCCCACCAGAAGTGCGTGAAGATGGAAAAGAAATTGAATTAATTAAAGAGTATCCAAACTTAATTCAGTTTTCTGATATACAAGGTGATTTACATATGCATACAACGTGGAGTGACGGTGCTTTTTCTATTGAAGAAATGGTACAGGCATGTCGTGCCCGTGGATATAAGTTTATGGCGATTACTGATCACTCACAATACTTGAAAGTAGCGAACGGTTTAACGAAAGAGCGTCTTCGTGAACAAGCGAAAGAAATTGAACGTATGAATGAAAAGTATCCAGACATTACAATTTTACGCGGAATTGAAATGGACATTTTACCGGATGCATCACTTGATTTTGATGATGAAGTATTAGCAGAATTAGATTATGTTATTGGAGCTATCCACTCTAGCTTCTCACAAGATCGTGAAACGATTATGAAGCGTCTTCGCGCTGCACTTGAGAATAAACATGTTACAATGATTGCTCACCCGACAGGACGCCTTCTTGGACGTCGCGAGGGTTACGATGTAGACACAGATTTATTAATTGAACTCGCAAAAGAAACAAATACAGTTTTAGAATTAAATGCAAATCCAAACCGTCTAGATTTAAGCGCGAAATTATTAAAACAAGCACAAGATGCTGGTGTAAAAGTAGCGATTAATACGGATGCTCATACACTTGAAATGTTAGAAGACATGGAAACAGGTGTAGCAGCAGCACGTAAAGGTTGGATTCAAAAAGATAACGTGATTAACACGTGGGATATTGAACGTTTATTAGACTATATTAAACGTAATAAGTAA
- a CDS encoding CvpA family protein, with amino-acid sequence MIDIIIILLLVMGFFLGLRRGFILQLVKLTSFIIAYLVAYWYCKDLAPALAKFIPYPFDKNVSVPEWIDANNIETVFYQAIAFIVLFIITKIALSLLGNLLNMFAEIPVLKQVNAFAGAILGFLEVYIILFVLIIVGNILPIEQIQTPLQKSSISKIIVDDTPILSEKVKELWQTGSRV; translated from the coding sequence ATGATTGATATTATTATCATTTTACTGCTTGTTATGGGATTTTTCCTCGGATTACGCAGAGGTTTTATCTTACAACTTGTAAAGTTAACAAGCTTTATTATCGCATACCTTGTTGCATACTGGTACTGTAAAGATTTAGCGCCAGCACTTGCGAAATTTATTCCGTATCCATTTGATAAAAATGTATCTGTTCCAGAATGGATTGATGCAAATAATATTGAGACAGTATTTTATCAAGCAATTGCGTTTATCGTATTATTTATTATTACAAAAATCGCACTTTCATTACTTGGTAATTTGTTAAATATGTTTGCAGAAATACCGGTGTTAAAGCAAGTAAATGCGTTTGCGGGGGCAATCCTCGGATTTTTAGAAGTATATATTATTTTGTTTGTTTTAATTATTGTTGGAAATATTCTTCCGATTGAACAAATACAAACACCATTACAAAAATCATCAATTAGCAAAATAATTGTAGACGATACACCGATTCTCTCTGAAAAGGTGAAGGAGCTATGGCAGACAGGTAGCAGAGTATAA